The Pieris rapae chromosome 13, ilPieRapa1.1, whole genome shotgun sequence genomic sequence TCTCACTGGACCAGTATGTGTGATAGGAACAGACCTTTCACCCTTCTgtgtttcttctttttttggGGCTAACACACTTAACACACCATCGGAGGAAAGCCTGCTTACTATCGCGTCAACATTTATTTCCTCAGGTAACTTGAAGCGTCTTACAAAATGCCGTGACACGTACCCATGTTCGTCTTGCTTCTCTTCATGTTTACCCTCGACCACAATAAAACCATCAACTGTCTTTACTGTTATTTCGTCCGGTGCGAAGTGTTGAACATCGATGTTTATGGACCACTTGTCACTGTCTACTTTAATCGTGCTGGAGTCTTGTGGCCACCAAAATCTATTGAGTCTCGGCACGACCGGGCTGGTAGCGAAGATGTCTTCAGGTGATAGCGTGTGGCCGAAATTCTGTTCAAGGAGGCGACGGGGCCAGCGCCGCGGCAAATCATAGTCGAAGAAATAAGGAGAGATCGACATTGTCTTTTCGTATTTGTTCTCAGTACTGAGATGCAGTGGCGAGCGATCCTCTTTATATTTGAAGTCGTgacgtatattttatttgcgtACTGGAACGTTCTGGCGCATATCGAGCTTGAACGTTCGGTGTTAATGACTCAATGAGAGATATAAATATTGCAGTTGTATCAGcattggttatttttaaatttgtttatggtacaaaaatacCTGAAccaattaaacagtgtaaaaatagaatatacacatactttaattatttggtCACCTTTACACCTTTATCCGACTGTAACTTTAGAATTTTTAGGGATTGAAAGAAACAaagttcttaattttatttaggttttCGGCGGTTCGTTAGCATTATTTGGTTGTGATTTGGGTTTATCAATAGCAATATCGTTCAGAAATGTATCGCATGGTTTGGTTTTTGAGTTAAACTCTCTGATGGGCACTACCGTTTCACAAGGATATGAAAATCCACATGTTTCTCTTGGCGCTGTTATAATAAGGCAACCATCTGAAGACAATTCGGATCTTATACGTAGAGGATTACAGCCATCGGGTAGACGATattttttgatgaattttcGTATTACGTATCCATCTTTAGTCTTTCTTTCTTGTTTTCCTTCAATAATAACGTACTCTGGGCGGGCTTTGACTCGTATTTCATCCTTTTCGAATTGATGTACGTCCAATAATAACTGAAATTTGTCTTTACCTATTTTAATTGTTGGTCTAACATTTCGCActtgattaaaaaatgaatatagctGACGAGGGCGTGTGTTTATTTGAAGTAGTGGTCGTAAAAGCATATTTTGTGtagattatgttttatttgctttaaaagCTACCATCGtgctaatatttttacatttccaCAATCTTTATCTACTAGGTCATGTTTCAGTTTTGTTGTTATGAAGTTTTGCTTTCTGACAATATGTCACcatgtttttatataggtaacatctagaatacatatataaaaaaataatttagtgttGTGTATTGTCCTTTTGTGGCTAGAACAGCTACAGGTAATACGGTTCATAGTTTAGCTGTGTTTAAAgagcaaaatttaaatttcgcgcACTAAGTACATGACGCCATCTATTGTCAGGTAGCCGTAATACTGCTAACCActgtttaaatctttttacgTACAGAGGGCGCTTATATACAGTTTTCGTTCGTAAAAGTAATCATACAAAATTGAAATGTTGATAGAATGTTCCATGTCGATACAAGTCAAAACTGAAGTAATACTAATTTCTTTGGTGCACCAAGGAGTTTCAACTGTATTTAAGTGCATAGAAATATGAATAGGTGTACAACCTAGGGTTGAATCTACGACCCAATTGGGCTGCGCTATGATAACACTGATTTAAACATTACCTAAGTTATTTCgctattaatttgtttgtacCTATAATTTACGAATTTGTTATATGAGAGTTTCATCTTAcatgtgttataaataaataacaaattataaattacaggtagacgtttgtcaggcacaggaagcCCCTTAACAGAGGTCTTTAGGTCAGTCACGTCGTACTATTTGACTAATATTCTACTTATCGTAAAAGAGGTTAActctgtatatttaattagcaaaAGGAAACTAGTAGtgcaaataaactattttctctgcaaaataaattgtagCCCTGTtgtgtgttttaataaattagaaattttataaacaaaattcacACACCCACAACCACTCatgcttttgttttgtttacttatttacttacttatctctttgtatattttcttaccTGATCCTAAAGAACTGTTATATTCCTATTATAGGCAGCAGCCTCTCACATATATGGTCTACGAATATACTTGCAACATGTAAAcccgtaaaataaaaaaaaatattgtgaagcggaaaatgaattttgttatttttattattatagactaCTTACtctattatcataaaattaaaacaatgtctGTTCCACGCACGGTCTTTTATCATGTTAGTTTTGTAATTCGGCGAAACAATAATTGCTAGGCGCTGAAGGCTGAACGCCGAGAACACTATTAGGTGCCAAAACATGCCTTTACTCGTTGATGTATTGTAGGAACTAAAGACACGAAATCGTAGAATTATTATCAGtcgtgtaatttttatatgtgacCACGGAAACTCCTCAAATGGTTTGAGGATTCAACGATCCTGAACCTTCTTTCCACAAGTAGGTGTAGCTTTTCTaaactaaacatttaattCTCTTTCGGactaattgaaaaattattatttgtctataattagtGCCTTTGAAGAATACTAATAAGATACTTAAAGTGGCCTCGATTAAACAATTATCTATACAGAGAtccaattatttttgaatgaaaACCTTCACTTTGGACTGAATAAAAGGTTTAGGATTTCAATAGGTATATTGAAGCGTTAAGCTGTCCGTGATTGCTACTGATTTTCGTAGCTTTATTGATACTTGATGTTTTTCGTACTAATACATCCAATatcatgaaataattatactcCAGTATagtatcttaaatataaaattctcgtgtcgcggtgtttgtggttaaactcctccgaaacggcttgaccgattctcatgaaattttgtatgcatATTGGGAATGTCTGAGAATTGgacaaaatctatttttcatccccctaaatgttaagggtagtccacccctaaaagcttttttaatttttagataaatttttatttttttatcaacagcattaaaaaatacatacacccctaaattttcagCCCTCTatgatcaacccctatttttattataaatgatatacatggcaaagcgacgtttgccaggtcagctagtaagtCTGTAAATATCTCACCCGTAATTGTTTTGTATCATTTTCACTAATAATTGTTCTATATACCTCGTCATATATAAAGTCAACAAGAAAACTCCATTGATGCATAACCAGGGTCTACGATCATAACAACATACAATAACAGGAGCAACGGTTAAATCAACATACGTTTGGTAAGGTATCAATTGCGcgcataaaatatttgtataaagaaTAATGGTTTTCATGCAATTTTTTCACGTTCTCATGATAAACAGTTATTTTCAAGTATTTAAAGAGACGTACAGAAAAACTTTAGAATATTAGTGTTGATGTGTGATTAGGCACGTTGGTAgctgtatgtgtgtgtatggtACGGCGACGCGACTCGAGAGGCACTTAAAAAGTATCTTTTATTCAGTGTTACGTGCGTTTTAGGTTCACTGACCTCCTGTCCAGTACCTAGTGATTCCTTTTCAAGCGAACTTTAGTACTAAGAAAAAggtattcatttgtttcacaCATCGGTTGATAaggcataaaatattaaacaaaaaaataaattgtactaaGCATCGTATTAGACATACTTTTATAGCAGATTTATCgaataatctaataaatcaCCAAAATCATCCAAAGGATGTAAATTTGAATTGATAATTTTCACCTTTAACGTTTTTGATGATTTTAGTAAATCTGTAGTTGTCTCTATAGTACATGGCAGTGATTCCCAAAGTGGTCTATATCGACCCCTATGACAACCTGCAAGGGGTCTACGTCAGcgaaaaaaaatttggggctccatgaaatgaaaatcGAGGTCCACGATAGTGGATCTCAACACATACACTGATAGTACCtatcggcgcaaatttatatattgttacgaaaaatattaataatgtttgggattcatattttatgatagtctgtagtaattttatagtctttattatttatgttacagcaatggcgtgttggtgtcagctgccactgtcattatcatttaatgacatcgaagtcaaatctGTTTATaaccgttaatatgactagtttatttaacttgtcaatgttgctagatcttataattaatcactattcaatgatcgataataattatgactccatagtcataattattattatggaaagttatttatcataattttaaatattagagacttaataacaataaatattaaagtaatctttgacactcgttcttatgactctgtttgactctgtggtctattcaggttcggtcgtggaacgagtacccgaaatgttacgaagcttgtttattacaaattctggttgttataaatacaggaactgattggtgcggccctcagttcgattgagcggtcgaaccaagcaaaagcctttaaagtgtagactctaatgtcgaaattaaatggcagatgccaacaaactaatctatgacaccagtattactgacgtcattatcttcaataatttaatgacagttttaattaatctggattcgttatttacaggcgCTTCGCGCCGACAGCAGCGGCGGGATCACACATCTCCAAGAGACTTCGGGAGAGCTGATCCATACGTTAGTGACGTGTAGAGTTTCGGTACGCGATTGACGTGCCGAAATAGCGCAACTACACTTTGGACCAAGCGAGCCGTTACGCAGAGTATGCTACAACGGACGCTTTTTAAGAGGATTCGACCATATGCTACCGACGCCGAGGTAATGGTTGCGGTGATCACAGGTATTTATGCTGAGTTTTTTCGATCTGAGTAACTGAGAATTACCTCCgattcactaaataaattcttatcagttcttataatatttcgtagGCGTAAAATCGAAagtagagtaaatataatgatattacAAAGATCCCGTGTTATAGTATCTTCAAAAGATCAATTCGTTCGTTTCACTTTCTTAAACCGGGTCGTTTGTCGTTGTCGCGTTACCGGGACTGCAAAGTGAGAAATCCGTCTAAGCATAACGTTATTTCGTCATAATTCAGTAACAATAATACCGGTTTTCATggcacagtttattaaatgagatttttGCCGTTGTGTGGGTCATCTAGAGTAAAATTGCTACTACCGTCAAAATGACGAATGTAACTcgctaaattaaactattaagtattgttcatttattaaacttactacaacaaaatatgtaattaattgttcaaagaaaggtataagactttttaaaactattaaaattgtcaattaattcgagaaagtcataataagatatgaattttatgaatcGAGAAAAAGAACGGGACGGACCAACTTTGCGTTGATCTTTGCGTGTTGAATTCAAGTGCGGTTAGAGATATTAGCAGACCAAATTTAGAGATTAGGCAGAGCCCGATATTACAGATGCTTAGATATAGCATCTGGCTTTCACGGAATTCCCTAATCAGAtgacactattaaaaaaaaacagcttttgtgtttaatatttacgtatgTCTTTcggtaaatttatgtatttttacttttcgtcATCGCTGAAAGtgaaaagagaattttatatcgGTCATTATAAACATTCTCTAATATTTTGCACATATGGCAAAGTAAAAT encodes the following:
- the LOC110998972 gene encoding protein lethal(2)essential for life-like, whose protein sequence is MSISPYFFDYDLPRRWPRRLLEQNFGHTLSPEDIFATSPVVPRLNRFWWPQDSSTIKVDSDKWSINIDVQHFAPDEITVKTVDGFIVVEGKHEEKQDEHGYVSRHFVRRFKLPEEINVDAIVSRLSSDGVLSVLAPKKEETQKGERSVPITHTGPVRKDVKEDTKEEKKE